One window from the genome of Emys orbicularis isolate rEmyOrb1 chromosome 10, rEmyOrb1.hap1, whole genome shotgun sequence encodes:
- the PSMA4 gene encoding proteasome subunit alpha type-4: MSRRYDSRTTIFSPEGRLYQVEYAMEAIGHAGTCLGILANDGVLLAAERRNIHKLLDEVFFSEKIYKLNEDMACSVAGITSDANVLTNELRLIAQRYLLQYQEPIPCEQLVTALCDIKQAYTQFGGKRPFGVSLLYIGWDKHYGFQLYQSDPSGNYGGWKATCIGNNSAAAVSMLKQDYKEGAMTLKSALALAVKVLNKTMDVSKLSAEKVEIATLTRENGKTTIRVLKQKEVEQLIKKHEEEEAKSEREKKEKEQKEKDK, from the exons ATG TCTCGAAGATATGATTCCAGAACTACTATATTTTCTCCAGAAG GTCGCTTGTATCAAGTTGAATATGCTATGGAAGCAATTGGACATGCAGGCACTTGCCTGGGAATTTTAGCAAATGATGGTGTATTGTTAGCAGCAGAACGGCGCAACATCCACAAGCTTCTTGATGAAGTCTTTTTTTCAGAGAAAATATACAAGCTTAATGA GGATATGGCTTGCAGTGTTGCAGGGATAACTTCAGATGCTAATGTTCTAACAAATGAACTGAGACTTATTGCACAAAG GTATCTATTGCAGTATCAAGAACCAATTCCTTGTGAGCAGTTGGTAACAGCACTATGTGATATCAAGCAAGCTTATACACAGTTTGGAG GAAAACGTCCTTTTGGTGTTTCATTGCTGTACATTGGCTGGGATAAGCATTATGGATTTCAGCTGTATCAGAGTGATCCTAGTGGAAACTATGGAGGATGGAAAGCCACGTGCATTGGGAATAATAGTGCT GCAGCTGTGTCAATGTTAAAACAAGACTATAAAGAAGGAGCAATGACCTTGAAATCTGCACTTGCTTTAGCCGTTAAAGTGCTAAACAAAACCATGGATGTTAGTAAACTCTCTGCAGAGAAAG TTGAAATTGCAACATTGACAAGAGAGAATGGAAAGACAACAATTAGAGTACTAAAGCAAAAAGAGGTGGAACAGTTGATAAAAAAACATGAGGAGGAAGAAGCAAAATCTGAGCgtgaaaagaaggaaaaagaacaaaaagaaaaagataaatag
- the HYKK gene encoding hydroxylysine kinase isoform X2 codes for MSSGNNQESQTLIKPAFSEKEATELVERVFGLKVSAIRSLPSYDDQNFHVHISRSEGTADCADEYVLKITNCEDSQNPELIEVQTQIMMFLNVEGFPSATPHLTKDGNIMSLESLGTGSMTKKYMVRLLTYLPGMTTATISTNPHILYEIGKLAARLDKTLTEKFHHPSIKSLHRGKFIWNLANVPLLEQYIHALGQNSYREVVEQVIQQFKDKIVPKLRNFRACINHGDLNDHNILLDSNTASPENPQYRVSGILDFSDMSYGYYVFELAITIMYMMIESKDPLSVGGHVLAGFESIVPLTTDERDALFLLVIARVQFKKLGSTLLPSSSVFLGNQGAVPSLSDSWKTFPLFPCFPPYPLASA; via the exons ATGTCTTCTGGAAACAACCAGGAATCCCAGACATTAATTAAACCAGCATTCAGTGAAAAAGAAGCCACTGAATTAGTTGAAAGGGTGTTTGGATTAAAAGTATCTGCGATCAGATCACTCCCCAGCTATGATGATCAGAATTTTCACGTTCACATTTCAAGAAGTGAGGGAACAGCAGACTGTGCTGACGAGTATGTTCTCAAAATCACCAACTGTGAAGATAGCCAGAATCCTGAACTCATTGAAGTGCAGACCCAGATCATGATGTTTTTGAATGTTGAAGGGTTTCCTTCAGCTACGCCCCATCTTACTAAAGATGGTAACATAATGTCTCTAGAATCATTAG GTACTGGCTCTATGACAAAAAAGTACATGGTGAGACTGCTGACCTACCTCCCAGGCATGACCACGGCAACAATCTCTACAAATCCTCACATTTTATACGAGATTGGGAAACTAGCTGCCAGACTGGATAAAACTCTCACAGAG AAATTCCATCATCCATCAATAAAAAGTCTGCATCGAGGGAAGTTCATTTGGAACTTGGCAAATGTTCCTCTTCTAGAACAGTATATTCATGCCCTGGGCCAGAACAGTTATCGTGAAGTTGTGGAGCAAGTTATTCAGCAGTTCAAAGATAAAATAGTACCCAAGCTAAGGAATTTTCGAGCCT GTATCAATCATGGGGACCTCAATGACCACAATATCTTATTAGATTCCAACACTGCatcaccagagaatccacaataTAGAGTGTCTGGTATTTTGGACTTTAGTGACATGAGCTATGGTTACTATGTATTTGAATTAGCAATAACTATCATGTACATGATGATTGAGAGCAAGGATCCTCTCAGTGTGGGAGGGCATGTTCTTGCAGGGTTTGAAAGCATTGTACCATTGACAACAGATGAGAGAGACGCCCTGTTTCTCTTG GTAATTGCCCGTGTACAGTTTAAAAAATTGGGCTCAACATtgttacctagcagctctgtgttcttggggaaccagggcgcagtacccagcctgtctgactcatggaagaccttcccccttttcccctgctttcccccctaccccctcgcctctgcttga
- the HYKK gene encoding hydroxylysine kinase isoform X1 codes for MSSGNNQESQTLIKPAFSEKEATELVERVFGLKVSAIRSLPSYDDQNFHVHISRSEGTADCADEYVLKITNCEDSQNPELIEVQTQIMMFLNVEGFPSATPHLTKDGNIMSLESLGTGSMTKKYMVRLLTYLPGMTTATISTNPHILYEIGKLAARLDKTLTEKFHHPSIKSLHRGKFIWNLANVPLLEQYIHALGQNSYREVVEQVIQQFKDKIVPKLRNFRACINHGDLNDHNILLDSNTASPENPQYRVSGILDFSDMSYGYYVFELAITIMYMMIESKDPLSVGGHVLAGFESIVPLTTDERDALFLLVSGRFSQSLVIASYTSLLYPENKEYLMITAKTGWKHLLRMFDVGQEAVEKIWFETAKAYTNNEPV; via the exons ATGTCTTCTGGAAACAACCAGGAATCCCAGACATTAATTAAACCAGCATTCAGTGAAAAAGAAGCCACTGAATTAGTTGAAAGGGTGTTTGGATTAAAAGTATCTGCGATCAGATCACTCCCCAGCTATGATGATCAGAATTTTCACGTTCACATTTCAAGAAGTGAGGGAACAGCAGACTGTGCTGACGAGTATGTTCTCAAAATCACCAACTGTGAAGATAGCCAGAATCCTGAACTCATTGAAGTGCAGACCCAGATCATGATGTTTTTGAATGTTGAAGGGTTTCCTTCAGCTACGCCCCATCTTACTAAAGATGGTAACATAATGTCTCTAGAATCATTAG GTACTGGCTCTATGACAAAAAAGTACATGGTGAGACTGCTGACCTACCTCCCAGGCATGACCACGGCAACAATCTCTACAAATCCTCACATTTTATACGAGATTGGGAAACTAGCTGCCAGACTGGATAAAACTCTCACAGAG AAATTCCATCATCCATCAATAAAAAGTCTGCATCGAGGGAAGTTCATTTGGAACTTGGCAAATGTTCCTCTTCTAGAACAGTATATTCATGCCCTGGGCCAGAACAGTTATCGTGAAGTTGTGGAGCAAGTTATTCAGCAGTTCAAAGATAAAATAGTACCCAAGCTAAGGAATTTTCGAGCCT GTATCAATCATGGGGACCTCAATGACCACAATATCTTATTAGATTCCAACACTGCatcaccagagaatccacaataTAGAGTGTCTGGTATTTTGGACTTTAGTGACATGAGCTATGGTTACTATGTATTTGAATTAGCAATAACTATCATGTACATGATGATTGAGAGCAAGGATCCTCTCAGTGTGGGAGGGCATGTTCTTGCAGGGTTTGAAAGCATTGTACCATTGACAACAGATGAGAGAGACGCCCTGTTTCTCTTGGTGAGTGGTAGATTTTCTCAGTCACTTGTCATAGCCTCATACACTTCCCTCTTGTATCCTGAGAACAAAGAATACCTAATGATCACAGCAAAAACTGGATGGAAGCATTTATTAAGAATGTTTGACGTGGGCCAAGAAGCTGTAGAGAAGATTTGGTTTGAGACTGCAAAAGCATATACGAACAATGAACCTGTGTAG